The Lentzea guizhouensis genome contains a region encoding:
- a CDS encoding ROK family transcriptional regulator, protein MSGPVRGTPHVSSKAAVLDVIRAAGTISRVGLINATGLTGATISTAVRKLLDEGLVAETGHAESTGGKRRVLLQLNPTSRFALGVHLDHSGITYVLTDLAGGVVARTTKPGAGTREPAEVVARMAADTATLIASVGVDHDRVLGIGLVSPGPLGARTSTAIRPPAMRRWAGYPVDQELAGAAGLPVVVDNDATAAALGEHWSRGMGSASTSAALYMGTGIGAGLVIGGITYRGTSGNAGEIGHVCLDVDGPECWCGARGCVEVLAGPEAVVAAARADRELAERIGLVGGRSGSADGLSGGVPSATGDRLPSSPAADFAAVSRAARRGDPQALALLERSARYIAVAARSLANLMDVEFVVLTGPSFAIAGSVYLPVVREELARSFFARGAHPVDVRLSHAAATAPAIGAAAMVLQSELVPLHATQRLPENLAEPELVPGR, encoded by the coding sequence GTGAGCGGCCCGGTCCGGGGCACACCCCACGTGAGCAGCAAGGCCGCGGTGCTCGACGTCATCCGCGCCGCCGGCACGATCAGCCGGGTCGGCCTGATCAACGCCACCGGCCTGACCGGGGCCACGATCTCCACCGCCGTGCGCAAGCTCCTCGACGAGGGCCTGGTCGCCGAGACCGGCCACGCCGAGTCGACCGGCGGCAAGCGCCGGGTCCTGCTGCAGCTCAACCCGACGTCCCGCTTCGCGTTGGGGGTGCACCTGGACCACAGCGGCATCACGTACGTCCTCACCGACCTGGCCGGCGGCGTCGTCGCGCGCACCACCAAACCGGGCGCCGGCACCCGGGAGCCGGCCGAGGTCGTCGCACGCATGGCCGCCGACACCGCGACCCTGATCGCGAGCGTCGGCGTGGACCACGACCGGGTGCTCGGCATCGGCCTCGTCTCCCCCGGCCCGTTGGGCGCACGCACGTCCACGGCGATCCGCCCACCCGCGATGCGCCGGTGGGCGGGTTATCCGGTGGACCAGGAGCTCGCCGGCGCCGCCGGGTTGCCGGTGGTGGTGGACAACGACGCCACCGCGGCTGCTTTGGGCGAACACTGGTCGCGCGGCATGGGCAGTGCGTCGACGTCGGCGGCGCTGTACATGGGGACCGGGATCGGGGCCGGACTGGTGATCGGGGGGATCACGTACCGCGGGACCAGCGGGAACGCCGGGGAGATCGGGCACGTGTGCCTGGACGTCGACGGGCCGGAGTGCTGGTGCGGGGCGCGCGGGTGCGTGGAGGTGCTGGCCGGGCCGGAGGCGGTGGTGGCGGCGGCACGGGCGGATCGGGAGCTGGCGGAGCGGATCGGGCTGGTGGGTGGGCGGTCCGGGTCGGCCGACGGCTTGAGCGGCGGCGTTCCCAGTGCCACCGGTGACCGGCTGCCTTCCTCCCCCGCCGCCGACTTCGCCGCCGTCAGCCGCGCAGCCCGGCGCGGCGACCCCCAGGCCCTCGCCCTGCTCGAACGCTCCGCCCGCTACATCGCCGTCGCCGCCCGCTCGCTGGCGAACCTGATGGACGTCGAGTTCGTCGTGCTCACCGGCCCGAGCTTCGCGATCGCGGGTTCGGTCTACCTGCCGGTCGTGCGCGAGGAGCTGGCCAGGAGCTTCTTCGCCCGCGGCGCGCACCCGGTCGACGTCCGCCTCTCGCACGCGGCGGCCAC